In one Ornithodoros turicata isolate Travis unplaced genomic scaffold, ASM3712646v1 Chromosome104, whole genome shotgun sequence genomic region, the following are encoded:
- the LOC135371363 gene encoding uncharacterized protein LOC135371363 isoform X1, translated as MTTVGIHKSALELHKLLERAVLTSYYDKFIEIGGDNVQQLRDSSGHDFQELINMVDMARKPPHVKRFKKALAEWKPDTVAATSTPADGAEGELHNLLRGADLLSYHDKFMKIGADYVQRLCDSTDEEFQTLAEHVGMARKPLHVKRLKNALKQWSGHAAVMKSIPSNESEREVHELLQRADLLAYYDKFIEKGGDNVQQLRDSSDQDFVELINTVDMARKPPHVKRFKKALAEWKPTTVAATSTPADEAEGELHKLLRGADLLSYHDKFMEIGGDNVQELFDSTAEDFQEVIDLVDMATKPFHVKRLKKALGQWTGQSVAVASSAADESEGEVHELLRRADLLSYHDKFIELGKDNVQQLCDSTDEEFQTLTEHVGMARKPLHVKRLKNALKQWSGHAAVMTSIPSNESEREVHELLQRADLLAYYDKFIEKGVDNVQQLFDSTEEEFQEFMDLVGMAGFPFHVMRFQNELEQSTGHPVAMTSVPATKPRLSEIHHLLEPAGLLFYCEKFEEIGMDNVQQLRDLTDEEFHEVINRVDMVRKPFHVKKLKKVLEEWTGPAGISRFVSKDMASTSEFDLNMERSPQWEDVRKEMHEAIVAKDEARVLKCLDAAPDLKLWLDPVKEKGKKEKEKSARYKAVEEKAFRIHGLLVSRECGLKDDEESSCYEGLTRLEKAEIRRQRYYTTECEGNYIDYLKSKSLSVTRCGDFGVRLEKMFKRLSNDEVNRIILKVAARAPHLEIRFDYNSGNVQGITGSCNRGDIGLTYYEEQRVFIGGRAEEAVVWGTLMHELCHMALFLVYRNDGKPYYSDDTERKQQYKNILNNIKPRQKELNILIQQALKDRNGEEELIVRIPHVLVQYGCDEGHRILEREVPELLNFFKDRVIPDMREYIKSGIPSADAEKIREGNATLQRSLNIGKLNVKFEKPLKNSVWNKGPLHLLTGPEVRLLEIMVHNAVKSSGQPYLFFEASQKEWKDVLTTYKCAFVLVTIHPNTEFGMDLKFLSEVSSVTEAKVIFLVEDRDNDDLLKQVQEDTFFAAGLVVHNILEASLEHVANSCKAEVFKNSRVELQGEYVSGFPEAMNINTFLRFVDTSVFLKLCESLYIDVGPPLHELEEGVKNCYVERLFTRVVKIDLKKCRMDDENEAFALLGCPDDCAAKLVPQGYEAKHQDNLESFEKFVVLQEPRDYEALLKNDNYQGKVVHLLRISESGEGLMWIKSNDRLSHLPMMGSHYYTTETLLKVPEKVVLVTGAPGMGKTVLASRLCTQLKSQDKKRWVLYVDLPQRMASVKTASPSLKYLADLCQVRKGGLEFVLFEESLNNGSPFEVVVTLDGFDEVNEECRNCVLNLIRFLANKKVYKVYLLTRTVFKPHVQDTLHSVSYDLVPFSDENQNEFLTRYRGQIETPATRNDAFAQKFQQVYATLKEKNKTILETPLLLRMMAEMESGEITKSGDYSSLLEIADISAGGSIYTVHIYKMFVEYKHLVHRKEKVKEDIALSAVRGDNDATKSPFYANHGLLAMKCIFPQDALKTLLSEEELVQLDPGGSFIKRVADNYLKEGFVNGINDGGTPEFVHKTFAEFFAAHYLLEKAKIREKPSFRNKVLESYGKKDYEGVMLLFDGLASESYRLHSAVMNNDVSYFRQHVIQREDMLKVDELKRTPLHVAALHANKTALKRLPMDDELIMDDLFKMSPFEYVELFSPWDAELMRHLWEGHLRERSLMTYLPNANIWKNYFRTADLKKYLRTETSPVRERLNVLCDRCSEEAVRRSTQNLRRCETFEQKRHFLERAIFTAVIHDLRGVLDVYLSYVSPRESTGNLNGDTMDQLESRKNRSSRCSAESSVIGNLDSFTDSSGRTVPFYAESEVVFNMLLPYCDMGILDYDGNTLLHISAEEGNLETTQFYLAHISVNNRNRRFETPLHLSRDAEIVKLLLPSSVNVLDYEQHAPMDICAKRDDLEAMKLLLLRTGTYDTHHMRLNTTLHVASKSHSLKAVTFLLPHTSAHLLNCEGETCLDVATPSLKYRFRSDFNVVGCLIPHSLVNSPETFGSSPLYVWAKCGGRKVMQTLWPYLRHSDPRHAQRISRSSVYVSANGDFQKEIWCLKLLFLHLDVIAGDLYSRKLLHNIAKDKLREIKEVNYINYVKFLLPHLNLSEQDYVERGVENEDIVTLYRRWSDMNNTDHQHIDDVDTEMVDNDGNMKLLIEAEEGNVEAVKIHLSPSSVCFTDEKENTALHLSARKGHPNVVKLLIPFYTSVDVINVDRKTPMHVCASNGHLAVVKLLLLRSSMSSRDNVGMTPLHWACYSGAVDVVNFLLPHSFPNMCDTWGFTCCAFSAIKEKMNVVRCLIPHSLMNCPHCIGDSQERFFPKRYMREELVTLLPYSCDYDAASLLTILPLSSRRGYTRMRTTPCLKLMVLHSDVRAVDKCLREALNTIREFYEESNPILCSRETEMSLLLNYISLLLPHANVSPKEDEGKKLLQGAL; from the exons GCGGGGACAATGTGCAGCAGCTTCGTGACTCCAGTGATCAAGATTTCGTGGAGTTGATCAACACGGTAGATATGGCCAGAAAGCCACCTCACGTCAAGAGGTTCAAGAAAGCACTGGCAGAGTGGAAACCAACCACAG TTGCAGCAACGTCCACTCCAGCGGATGAAGCAGAAGGGGAGCTTCACAAGCTACTTCGAGGAGCGGATCTTCTCTCCTACCACGACAAGTTCATGGAGATAG GTGGGGACAATGTTCAGGAGCTTTTTGACTCGACGGCGGAGGATTTCCAGGAAGTGATTGACCTTGTTGATATGGCCACGAAGCCATTTCACGTCAAGAGACTGAAGAAAGCACTGGGCCAGTGGACAGGACAGTCAG TCGCGGTAGCGTCCAGTGCGGCCGACGAATCAGAAGGGGAAGTTCACGAATTACTTCGACGAGCGGATCTTCTCTCTTATCATGACAAGTTCATTGAACTGG GCAAAGACAATGTGCAGCAGCTTTGTGACTCAACGGACGAAGAGTTCCAGACACTCACTGAGCACGTAGGCATGGCCAGAAAGCCCCTTCACGTGAAAAGATTGAAGAACGCACTCAAACAGTGGTCAGGCCATGCAG CCGTAATGACGTCCATTCCTTCAAACGAGTCGGAGCGTGAAGTTCACGAACTGCTTCAGCGAGCGGATCTCCTCGCCTACTACGACAAGTTCATCGAGAAAG GCGTAGACAATGTGCAGCAGCTCTTTGACTCCACGGAAGAAGAGTTCCAGGAGTTCATGGACCTTGTTGGCATGGCCGGATTCCCTTTTCACGTGATGAGGTTCCAGAATGAACTGGAACAGTCGACAGGACACCCAG TTGCAATGACGTCCGTTCCGGCAACAAAACCGAGACTATCGGAGATTCACCACCTCCTTGAACCAGCTGGTCTCCTCTTTTACTGCGAGAAATTTGAGGAAATAG GCATGGACAATGTGCAGCAGCTTCGCGACTTGACTGACGAAGAGTTCCACGAGGTCATCAACCGGGTAGACATGGTCAGGAAGCCGTTTCATGTAAAGAAACTCAAGAAGGTACTCGAAGAATGGACAGGGCCCGCAG GAATCTCACGCTTCGTCTCCAAGGACATGGCTTCGACATCTGAATTTGATCTCAACATGGAGAGGTCGCCACAGTGGGAAGACGTCAGGAAGGAAATGCACGAAGCCATTGTGGCGAAAGACGAGGCTCGTGTTCTAAAGTGCCTGGATGCTGCACCTGATTTGAAACTGTGGTTGGACCCTgttaaagaaaaaggaaaaaaggaaaaagaaaaatcagctCGTTACAAAGCAGTCGAAGAGAAAGCCTTTCGTATTCATGGCCTCTTAGTCTCGCGGGAATGTGGACTCAAAGACGACGAAGAATCATCATGTTACGAAGGTCTCACACGCCTTGAAAAAGCTGAAATTCGTCGACAACGATATTACACCACAGAATGCGAGGGCAATTACATCGACTATTTGAAAAGCAAATCACTGAGCGTCACCAGATGTGGTGACTTCGGTGTACGATTGGAGAAGATGTTTAAGCGGCTCTCTAATGATGAAGTAAACAGGATTATTCTCAAAGTGGCTGCAAGAGCGCCACACCTGGAAATAAGGTTCGACTACAACAGTGGAAATGTTCAAGGGATCACGGGAAGCTGCAACAGAGGCGACATCGGCCTTACTTACTACGAAGAACAAAGAGTTTTCATCGGGGGCCGTGCTGAAGAAGCCGTAGTCTGGGGAACGCTTATGCACGAGTTATGTCATATGGCACTTTTTCTAGTCTACAGGAACGACGGCAAGCCATATTACAGCGACGATACGGAGAGGAAACAGCAATACAAGAACATCCTGAACAACATAAAACCGAGGCAAAAAGAACTGAACATTCTCATCCAGCAAGCTTTAAAGGACAGAAATGGAGAAGAAGAGTTAATTGTACGGATCCCTCACGTTCTGGTTCAATATGGTTGCGACGAAGGTCATAGGATTCTGGAACGGGAAGTACCCGAACTACTAAATTTTTTCAAGGACCGTGTCATCCCGGACATGCGAGAATACATTAAGAGTGGGATCCCCTCGGCAGACGCAGAAAAGATCAGAGAAGGAAATGCCACACTCCAAAGATCTCTCAACATTGGCAAACTTAACGTCAAATTCGAGAAACCATTAAAGAACAGTGTGTGGAACAAAGGGCCCCTTCACCTACTTACGGGTCCAGAAGTAAGGCTTCTGGAAATAATGGTTCACAACGCCGTGAAATCTTCGGGCCAGCCATACTTGTTTTTCGAAGCATCCCAGAAGGAGTGGAAAGATGTGTTAACGACCTACAAATGTGCATTTGTGCTCGTGACGATCCACCCTAACACAGAGTTCGGAATGGATCTCAAATTCCTGAGTGAAGTGTCCAGTGTGACTGAAGCGAAAGTCATCTTCCTTGTGGAAGACAGAGACAACGATGACTTGTTGAAGCAAGTGCAAGAAGACACATTCTTTGCCGCTGGACTTGTAGTGCATAATATCCTTGAAGCGAGTTTGGAGCATGTGGCGAATAGCTGCAAAGCAGAAGTTTTCAAAAACTCTCGCGTAGAACTTCAGGGCGAATATGTTTCTGGCTTTCCTGAAGCAATGAATATCAACACCTTCTTACGTTTTGTTGACACTTCGGTTTTCCTAAAGCTATGTGAATCACTGTACATTGATGTGGGACCTCCTCTTCATGAACTCGAAGAAGGTGTTAAAAACTGTTATGTGGAGCGACTGTTTACAAGGGTCGTGAAAATTGACCTGAAAAAGTGCAGAATGGACGACGAGAATGAAGCTTTCGCACTTTTGGGGTGTCCGGATGATTGTGCTGCAAAACTTGTACCTCAAGGTTACGAAGCCAAACATCAGGATAATTTAGAGAGTTTTGAAAAATTTGTGGTCCTTCAGGAGCCACGTGACTATGAAGCTCTCCTGAAAAATGATAATTACCAAGGGAAGGTAGTGCATCTGTTGCGGATCAGTGAATCCGGTGAGGGACTGATGTGGATTAAATCAAATGACCGTCTCAGTCACCTTCCAATGATGGGAAGTCATTATTATACTACAGAGACTTTGCTGAAAGTGCCCGAGAAGGTCGTCCTCGTCACTGGCGCACCCGGTATGGGAAAGACTGTGCTAGCATCTCGGTTGTGTACACAGTTAAAAAGTCAAGACAAGAAGCGGTGGGTGCTCTACGTCGACCTTCCTCAGAGAATGGCATCGGTTAAAACTGCATCGCCTAGTCTGAAATATCTAGCGGATCTGTGTCAAGTACGAAAAGGTGGTCTGGAGTTCGTTCTGTTCGAAGAAAGCTTAAACAATGGAAGCCCTTTCGAGGTCGTCGTCACATTGGATGGCTTCGATGAAGTCAACGAGGAATGCCGCAACTGTGTGCTAAACCTTATACGGTTTCTAGCTAACAAAAAAGTTTACAAGGTGTACCTTCTTACTCGCACTGTGTTTAAACCCCATGTACAAGATACATTGCACAGTGTGTCATATGACCTCGTTcctttttctgatgaaaaccAGAATGAATTCCTCACAAGATATAGGGGCCAAATAGAAACTCCAGCCACCAGGAATGACGCATTTGCGCAAAAATTCCAGCAAGTATACGCGACATTGAAGGAGAAAAACAAGACAATTCTGGAAACCCCTCTCCTACTTCGTATGATGGCTGAGATGGAGAGCGGAGAAATCACGAAGTCGGGCGATTACTCTTCGCTGCTCGAAATTGCTGACATCTCCGCTGGCGGAAGTATATACACTGTACACATCTACAAGATGTTTGTCGAGTACAAGCACCTTGTGCACCGAAAGGAAAAGGTGAAGGAAGACATTGCCCTAAGTGCCGTGCGAGGGGACAATGACGCCACGAAATCTCCGTTCTACGCAAACCATGGTCTCCTCGCTATGAAGTGTATATTTCCTCAGGACGCCTTGAAAACCTTATTGAGTGAAGAAGAATTAGTGCAGTTAGATCCCGGAGGAAGTTTCATCAAACGCGTTGCGGACAATTATCTCAAAGAAGGTTTTGTGAATGGAATTAACGATGGAGGAACGCCCGAGTTCGTTCATAAGACTTTCGCCGAATTTTTCGCAGCTCACTACCTCCTGGAGAAGGCAAAGATCAGAGAAAAACCGAGCTTTAGGAACAAAGTCCTAGAATCGTATGGTAAAAAAGACTACGAGGGTGTAATGCTGTTGTTCGATGGACTGGCGTCAGAGTCCTATCGACTTCACTCTGCCGTGATGAACAACGACGTCTCATATTTTAGGCAACATGTTATCCAAAGAGAGGATATGTTGAAGGTGGATGAGCTCAAAAGGACGCCATTGCACGTAGCTGCCCTGCATGCTAATAAAACGGCATTGAAGAGGCTTCCAATGGATGATGAACTAATCATGGATGATTTGTTTAAAATGTCACCATTCGAGTACGTAGAACTCTTTTCCCCATGGGACGCAGAGTTGATGAGACATCTGTGGGAAGGACATCTGCGGGAAAGGTCTCTTATGACATATTTGCCGAATGCGAATATTTGGAAGAATTATTTCCGGACTGCGGATCTGAAGAAATATCTGCGGACTGAGACTTCACCTGTGAGAGAGAGACTCAACGTATTATGCGATCGATGTAGTGAGGAAGCAGTGAGACGTTCCACACAAAATCTGCGCAGGTGTGAAACCTTCGagcaaaagagacattttctTGAACGAGCAATATTCACGGCTGTGATACACGACCTACGAGGCGTTTTAGACGTGTATCTGAGCTATGTGTCCCCGAGAGAGAGTACAGGAAATCTAAACGGAGACACCATGGACCAATTAGAATCACGGAAGAATCGAAGCTCGAGATGTTCTGCAGAGTCTTCGGTAATTGGAAACCTTGATAGTTTTACAGATAGTAGCGGTAGAACTGTTCCTTTTTACGCAGAGTCTGAGGTTGTTTTCAACATGCTCCTTCCTTACTGCGATATGGGAATTCTTGATTATGATGGAAACACATTGTTGCACATTAGCGCGGAAGAAGGAAATCTGGAGACAACACAGTTTTACCTCGCACATATATCCGTTAACAATAGAAATAGACGCTTTGAAACTCCTTTGCACTTGAGTAGAGATGCAGAGATTGTGAAGCTACTTCTTCCTTCCTCAGTGAATGTTCTCGATTATGAGCAACACGCTCCGATGGATATATGTGCAAAGAGAGATGATTTGGAGGCCATGAAGTTGTTACTCCTTCGCACTGGCACATATGACACACATCACATGAGACTGAACACAACACTTCATGTGGCTTCGAAGTCTCATTCCCTTAAAGCTGTGACGTTCCTTCTACCTCACACAAGTGCGCACCTGCTTAACTGCGAAGGAGAAACGTGCTTAGACGTTGCTACGCCAAGTCTGAAATATCGGTTCAGGTCGGATTTCAACGTTGTAGGGTGTCTCATCCCACACTCGCTCGTGAACTCACCTGAAACGTTCGGCTCATCACCGTTGTACGTCTGGGCGAAATGTGGTGGAAGGAAAGTGATGCAAACTCTATGGCCTTATTTGCGACACAGTGACCCTAGGCATGCACAGAGGATCAGCAGAAGCTCCGTGTATGTGTCTGCGAACGGGGATTTCCAAAAAGAAATTTGGTGTCTGAAACTTCTCTTCCTCCATTTAGATGTCATCGCTGGTGATCTTTATAGCCGTAAACTGCTACATAATATTGCCAAGGACAAGCTACGCGAGATAAAAGAAGTAAATTATATTAATTACGTGAAGTTCTTACTGCCGCATTTAAATCTCAGTGAGCAGGATTATGTAGAACGTGGAGTAGAAAATGAGGACATTGTTACCTTATATCGGAGGTGGTCGGACATGAATAACACCGATCATCAACACATTGACGATGTCGACACGGAAATGGTCGACAACGATGGCAATATGAAGTTGCTAATAGAAGCAGAGGAAGGAAATGTGGAAGCTGTTAAGATTCACCTCTCCCCTTCATCCGTGTGCTTTACAGATGAAAAAGAGAACACTGCATTGCACTTGAGCGCCAGAAAGGGACACCCAAATGTGGTGAAGCTTCTCATTCCTTTTTATACATCAGTGGACGTGATCAATGTGGATCGAAAAACGCCCATGCATGTGTGCGCCTCAAATGGACACCTGGCTGTTGTGAAGTTATTATTACTCCGCTCTAGTATGAGTTCCCGTGACAATGTTGGAATGACACCTCTTCACTGGGCCTGTTACAGTGGTGCCGTTGATGTCGTGAACTTCCTTCTTCCCCACTCATTCCCTAATATGTGCGACACTTGGGGTTTCACGTGCTGCGCTTTTTCCgcgataaaagagaaaatgAATGTTGTGAGATGTCTCATCCCTCACTCTCTTATGAACTGTCCTCATTGCATAGGCGATTCACAAGAGCGATTCTTTCCAAAACGTTATATGAGAGAAGAGCTGGTGACATTATTGCCATATTCTTGTGATTATGACGCAGCGAGTTTATTGACTATTCTCCCGCTGTCATCTCGTAGGGGCTATACGAGGATGAGAACTACGCCTTGTCTGAAACTGATGGTACTCCACTCAGATGTCAGGGCAGTAGATAAGTGTTTACGTGAAGCACTGAACACCATTCGAGAGTTTTATGAAGAGAGTAATCCAATCCTCTGTTCAAGAGAGACTGAGATGTCACTACTCCTGAACTATATTTCTCTCTTGCTTCCACATGCAAATGTTTCTCCTAAGGAGGATGAAGGCAAGAAACTATTACAAGGAGCCCTTTAA